The following are from one region of the Sporocytophaga myxococcoides genome:
- a CDS encoding ABC transporter ATP-binding protein: MKELNYLNKYFYKYRTKFLLGLGFIILSKVFATVPAVIVRWAINYVTESYNRTSTEGIEKIFFQTDNFTYNIAMAGLAIIGLAILSGLFLYFQRQTIIGTSRLIEFDLKNEIYEHYQTLPLSFYRKNNTGDLLARVSEDVSNVRMYLGPAVMYILDLIVLFAVTVPIMFFANAKLTLYVLLPLPVLALSIFLIENLIVKKSLAIQKELSALSTYSQESFSGIRVTKSFVREDKISQGFAEASEVYKAKSLELARVNAFFFPVILALIGLSTIMVLYVGGNELIEGRLHYGNIPEFFLYINRLTWPVASLGWTTSLVQKAEASQGRINEFLKTKTDIISQKNFSKNLQGEVEFENVSLVYPDTGITALNGVSFKVKAGESLAIIGGTGSGKSSIANLMVRLYDSTHGSIKIDNVPIRDYDIQSLRAQCGYVPQDVFLFSDSIRNNIAFGSLFIGENQVIQAAKDADLYQNIIEFPEKFDTILGERGITLSGGQKQRLSIARAISRSPKILILDDCLSAVDTKTENTILNNLKKIMKDRTTIIISHRASSVKLADQIIVLENGEVAEKGNHESLMKLNGIYKTLYTKQLEEESKV, encoded by the coding sequence GTGAAGGAGTTAAATTACCTCAATAAATATTTCTACAAGTACAGAACCAAATTCCTGCTTGGGCTCGGCTTTATAATTTTATCAAAAGTTTTCGCTACAGTACCTGCCGTAATTGTTCGATGGGCAATCAACTATGTTACTGAAAGTTACAACAGAACCAGTACCGAAGGAATTGAAAAAATTTTTTTTCAGACTGATAACTTTACCTATAACATAGCTATGGCTGGCCTTGCCATTATTGGGCTAGCAATACTCAGCGGGCTCTTCCTTTATTTTCAGAGGCAGACTATAATAGGCACCTCAAGGCTTATCGAATTCGATCTCAAAAACGAAATTTATGAGCATTATCAGACTTTGCCACTTAGTTTTTACAGAAAAAACAATACCGGAGACTTATTAGCGAGAGTTTCAGAAGATGTAAGCAATGTCAGAATGTATTTAGGACCTGCTGTTATGTACATCCTGGATTTGATTGTACTTTTTGCCGTCACAGTGCCTATCATGTTTTTTGCAAATGCCAAACTTACCTTATATGTGTTACTTCCGCTGCCAGTTCTTGCCCTATCTATATTTCTTATAGAAAACCTTATTGTTAAAAAATCTCTCGCTATACAAAAAGAGCTTTCCGCTCTATCTACCTATTCTCAGGAATCTTTTTCAGGAATCAGAGTAACTAAATCATTTGTCAGAGAAGACAAAATTTCCCAGGGGTTTGCAGAGGCAAGTGAAGTATATAAAGCCAAATCTCTGGAACTTGCAAGGGTAAATGCATTTTTCTTCCCGGTTATTCTGGCCCTCATTGGATTAAGTACAATCATGGTTTTATATGTAGGAGGTAATGAATTGATTGAAGGAAGGCTGCACTACGGCAATATTCCGGAATTCTTTTTATACATTAACCGTCTGACCTGGCCCGTTGCTTCTCTTGGCTGGACAACCAGTCTGGTACAGAAAGCTGAAGCTTCACAGGGAAGAATTAATGAATTCCTGAAAACAAAGACAGATATTATTTCTCAAAAAAATTTCAGCAAAAACCTTCAAGGAGAAGTTGAATTCGAGAATGTATCTCTTGTTTATCCTGATACTGGAATAACTGCGCTCAATGGTGTTTCTTTTAAAGTAAAAGCGGGAGAATCTCTTGCAATTATAGGGGGAACAGGCTCTGGTAAATCATCCATCGCCAATCTTATGGTAAGGCTTTATGATAGTACACATGGAAGCATCAAGATAGATAATGTTCCCATCAGGGATTATGATATTCAATCCTTAAGAGCACAATGCGGATACGTTCCTCAGGATGTATTTCTTTTCAGTGATTCCATCAGAAATAATATTGCATTTGGTTCACTATTCATAGGAGAAAATCAGGTCATACAGGCTGCGAAAGATGCAGATCTCTACCAAAACATTATAGAGTTTCCGGAAAAGTTTGATACTATTCTTGGTGAAAGAGGAATTACCCTTTCAGGGGGACAAAAGCAAAGATTGTCCATCGCCAGAGCTATTTCAAGGTCTCCTAAGATTTTAATTCTTGACGATTGTCTTTCAGCTGTTGATACAAAAACAGAAAACACAATTCTGAATAACCTTAAGAAAATAATGAAAGACAGAACAACAATCATTATTTCGCACAGAGCATCTTCAGTAAAGCTTGCGGATCAGATTATTGTCTTGGAAAATGGTGAGGTGGCAGAAAAAGGCAATCATGAAAGCCTGATGAAGCTTAATGGAATTTATAAAACGTTGTATACCAAACAGCTTGAAGAAGAAAGTAAGGTTTAA
- the nusB gene encoding transcription antitermination factor NusB, which translates to MQTLYALSQSEVSNFELGKDYMDEKFAPDLNAPERPDYEKLHKQKEHAKKVYERSFLHQSVIDTESDPEVKVAVLNARNEFKKQVAKDRKYFRVLLGENVNSIYERYIKFLMLPYKIAEEAEFNFNKNKNKFIITPEDALNEIKLKQNKLVEALSLNKHIEAARIKKNISWREGEIASIYRDIVRPDKEYREYLMKPSDFETDKAFILYLLKTLIFKSNIVDGFFEEGDIYWTEDKSIIKSLVVKTLKEIEEDKREDFDLLEISGNWEEDQEFYRELYDKTVADEEELEKLVEDKIKNWDIERLAATDKIILKLAIGEMIHFPSIPVKVTINEYIEISKEYSTPKSKQFVNGVLDKVSEELVKSGVIKKSGRGLIDNK; encoded by the coding sequence ATGCAAACGCTCTATGCACTAAGTCAATCTGAAGTGTCAAATTTTGAGCTGGGAAAAGATTACATGGATGAAAAATTTGCTCCGGATCTCAATGCCCCGGAAAGGCCGGATTATGAAAAGCTGCACAAGCAAAAGGAGCATGCCAAAAAAGTATACGAAAGAAGTTTTTTACACCAGAGTGTTATTGATACAGAATCTGATCCTGAAGTAAAAGTTGCTGTACTGAATGCAAGAAATGAATTCAAGAAGCAGGTTGCCAAAGACCGCAAATATTTCAGGGTATTACTGGGTGAAAACGTAAATTCAATCTATGAGAGATACATCAAATTCCTGATGTTGCCATATAAAATCGCAGAAGAGGCAGAATTTAACTTTAACAAGAATAAAAATAAATTTATCATTACTCCGGAAGATGCTCTTAATGAAATCAAACTGAAACAAAACAAGTTAGTTGAAGCTTTATCGTTGAATAAACATATTGAGGCTGCAAGAATCAAAAAGAACATCAGCTGGAGAGAAGGGGAAATAGCAAGTATTTACAGAGATATAGTCCGTCCTGACAAGGAATATCGGGAATATCTTATGAAACCTTCTGATTTTGAAACGGATAAGGCATTTATTCTTTATCTTTTAAAAACACTGATATTTAAAAGTAATATTGTTGATGGGTTCTTCGAAGAAGGTGATATTTATTGGACAGAAGATAAGTCTATCATAAAAAGTCTGGTCGTTAAAACCCTGAAAGAAATAGAAGAGGACAAACGTGAGGATTTTGATCTTCTTGAAATTTCGGGAAATTGGGAGGAAGATCAGGAATTTTACAGAGAACTTTATGATAAAACAGTAGCTGATGAAGAGGAGTTGGAAAAACTTGTTGAGGATAAGATTAAAAACTGGGATATTGAAAGGTTAGCGGCCACAGACAAAATTATCCTTAAACTGGCTATAGGGGAAATGATACATTTTCCAAGTATTCCTGTGAAAGTAACCATTAATGAGTATATTGAAATTTCAAAAGAATACAGTACTCCTAAAAGCAAACAATTTGTAAATGGGGTCCTTGATAAAGTCTCTGAAGAGCTTGTAAAATCAGGGGTTATTAAGAAAAGCGGAAGAGGCTTGATAGACAATAAATAA
- a CDS encoding YtxH domain-containing protein, which translates to MSKSSKTFLAFLAGATAGAIIGILYAPDKGKNTRDKLSFQLDKYKTKLQELIAQLMEEKDLPHTAARAEGQKVINDTKVRAEELLGDVESLIDQIKGRK; encoded by the coding sequence ATGAGCAAAAGTTCTAAAACCTTCCTGGCTTTTCTGGCCGGTGCTACAGCAGGCGCAATCATTGGTATCCTTTACGCTCCTGATAAAGGAAAAAATACCAGAGATAAATTAAGCTTTCAGCTTGATAAATATAAAACCAAACTTCAGGAACTTATTGCTCAGTTAATGGAAGAAAAAGATTTGCCTCATACTGCTGCCAGAGCAGAAGGGCAAAAGGTAATCAATGATACAAAAGTGAGAGCAGAGGAGCTTCTGGGAGATGTAGAAAGCTTGATTGATCAGATAAAAGGTCGAAAGTAA
- a CDS encoding isocitrate/isopropylmalate dehydrogenase family protein, protein MKKLVTLIPGDGIGPEIVESVKDIFSAAGAPIEWEEINAGQISVDTGGKLIPDELIASLKKNKIGLKGPISTPVGKGFKSINVQLRQLFDLYANLRPCKNIPGLVTKFSNVDLVIVRENTEGLYSGLEYYDERLGIADSIARVTKVGCYQIVKEAFEYAKNNGRKKVTLVHKANILKQAGALFLQAGEEIAKQYPEIQKDEIIIDNMCMQLVVRPEKFDVIVTTNLFGDILSDLCAGLVGGLGIVAGANIGKEASIFEAVHGSAPDIAGKGIANPTAILKSSVMMLEHMGEQAIAKRIDKALDLTLSAKDQCTGDLGGKASTKEFTKNVIKNL, encoded by the coding sequence ATGAAGAAGCTGGTTACTCTAATTCCGGGCGATGGAATAGGCCCGGAAATTGTTGAATCCGTTAAGGATATTTTCAGTGCAGCCGGCGCCCCAATCGAATGGGAAGAGATAAACGCTGGCCAAATTTCTGTCGACACTGGCGGAAAACTTATACCAGATGAGTTGATTGCTTCTTTAAAAAAGAATAAAATCGGTTTGAAAGGTCCGATTTCAACTCCTGTAGGCAAAGGGTTTAAAAGTATCAATGTGCAGCTTCGTCAGCTGTTTGATCTCTATGCCAATCTAAGACCTTGCAAAAATATTCCAGGTCTGGTTACTAAATTCTCAAATGTAGACCTGGTTATTGTAAGAGAAAATACAGAAGGACTTTATTCAGGATTGGAATATTACGACGAACGCTTGGGGATTGCAGATTCAATAGCTCGTGTAACTAAAGTGGGCTGTTACCAGATAGTTAAAGAAGCATTTGAATATGCTAAAAATAACGGCCGGAAAAAGGTTACTCTGGTTCATAAAGCAAATATTCTCAAACAAGCCGGAGCGCTTTTTCTACAGGCAGGCGAAGAAATTGCCAAACAATATCCCGAAATTCAGAAAGACGAAATTATTATCGATAACATGTGTATGCAGCTGGTAGTTAGACCAGAAAAATTCGATGTTATTGTTACTACCAATCTTTTCGGTGATATTCTTTCAGATCTTTGTGCTGGTCTTGTGGGAGGATTGGGAATTGTTGCCGGAGCAAACATAGGAAAAGAAGCTTCTATATTTGAAGCTGTTCATGGTTCGGCTCCGGATATTGCAGGAAAAGGTATTGCAAATCCTACTGCTATTCTTAAATCTTCGGTAATGATGCTTGAACATATGGGTGAACAAGCAATTGCCAAAAGAATTGATAAAGCTCTGGACCTGACGCTTTCAGCTAAAGATCAGTGTACTGGTGATCTTGGGGGAAAAGCTTCAACCAAAGAGTTTACTAAAAATGTTATAAAGAACCTTTAA
- a CDS encoding DUF1573 domain-containing protein: MKRAFKLMFSLSLAGALMLSACEKKGEESTGTSETTESSAIGDSADVKKQEELAATQITFTESSHNFGKINEGEIVEHTFTFKNTGTAPLIIRDAKASCGCTIPEWTKEPVQPGQEGKLEVKYNSSGKEGKISKTVTVIANTEPSETKLEIEAEVITKKNLNGPYKNQ; the protein is encoded by the coding sequence ATGAAACGCGCATTTAAACTAATGTTTTCTTTGAGTCTGGCAGGGGCGTTGATGCTTTCTGCATGCGAAAAGAAAGGTGAGGAATCAACTGGAACTTCTGAAACAACCGAATCTTCTGCAATAGGAGACTCTGCCGATGTAAAAAAGCAAGAAGAACTTGCAGCTACTCAGATAACATTTACTGAAAGTAGCCACAACTTCGGAAAGATCAATGAAGGAGAAATTGTGGAACATACTTTTACTTTCAAAAATACAGGAACAGCTCCTCTTATTATTAGAGATGCTAAGGCTTCATGTGGGTGTACTATCCCTGAATGGACCAAAGAGCCTGTACAACCAGGACAGGAAGGAAAGTTGGAAGTGAAATACAACAGTTCCGGAAAAGAAGGAAAAATAAGTAAAACAGTAACTGTAATTGCCAACACTGAGCCTTCAGAAACAAAGCTGGAAATAGAGGCGGAAGTAATTACAAAGAAGAATTTGAATGGCCCTTATAAAAACCAATAA
- the yajC gene encoding preprotein translocase subunit YajC, whose amino-acid sequence MNLNILLQAQQGGDQWVSLVFFGVIIVVFYFFMIRPQQKKAKEQKEFRESVKKGDDVVTIGGLHGKVSSVENDDTIILEVDKGVRLKFEKSAISAEATKRTQTPAAKS is encoded by the coding sequence ATGAACCTAAACATTTTATTGCAGGCGCAACAAGGAGGAGATCAGTGGGTATCTCTTGTTTTTTTCGGTGTTATCATTGTGGTATTCTATTTCTTTATGATCAGACCACAACAGAAAAAGGCAAAAGAACAAAAGGAATTTAGAGAAAGCGTTAAAAAAGGGGATGATGTTGTTACAATTGGCGGTCTTCATGGAAAAGTTTCCAGTGTAGAAAACGATGATACCATCATTCTGGAAGTAGATAAAGGTGTGAGGCTTAAATTTGAAAAATCAGCAATCTCTGCTGAGGCAACTAAAAGAACTCAGACTCCTGCTGCCAAATCTTAA
- the coaE gene encoding dephospho-CoA kinase (Dephospho-CoA kinase (CoaE) performs the final step in coenzyme A biosynthesis.), whose product MKSKQILKIGITGGIGSGKTTVSRVFSVLGIPVYYADDRAKWLMENNSDVIEGISTLFGNTAYSAGKLNRSVISSRAFHNPVLLEQLNAIVHPAVKKDYEDWHLSQRDIPYTLKEAALLFEAGSYKDLDKTILVLSPENLRIRRIIKRDPFRTQKDIKAILERQMKDEEKQNLADFSILNDEVHLIIPQVIKIHRELT is encoded by the coding sequence ATGAAGAGTAAGCAAATTCTGAAGATAGGAATTACTGGTGGTATTGGCAGTGGGAAAACAACTGTCAGCAGGGTGTTTTCTGTATTGGGAATTCCTGTTTATTATGCAGACGACAGAGCAAAATGGCTAATGGAAAATAACAGTGATGTGATTGAGGGGATTTCTACACTTTTCGGAAATACAGCATATTCTGCAGGAAAACTTAATAGGTCAGTTATCTCATCAAGAGCTTTCCACAATCCTGTGTTACTGGAACAACTCAATGCTATTGTGCATCCAGCTGTAAAAAAGGATTACGAAGACTGGCATTTGTCTCAAAGGGACATTCCATATACTCTCAAAGAAGCTGCATTGCTTTTTGAAGCGGGTTCATATAAGGATCTTGATAAAACCATTCTGGTTTTGTCTCCTGAAAATCTTAGAATAAGGAGAATAATTAAAAGGGATCCGTTCAGGACTCAGAAAGATATCAAGGCTATTCTTGAAAGGCAGATGAAAGATGAAGAAAAACAAAACCTGGCGGACTTTAGTATTTTGAATGATGAAGTTCATCTGATTATTCCGCAAGTTATTAAGATTCACCGAGAACTAACTTAA